In a genomic window of Brettanomyces nanus chromosome 1, complete sequence:
- a CDS encoding uncharacterized protein (MEROPS:MER0037714) has translation MTAEKDYFDGIHARCLDPAPFAVYYGTFAHTPELGVLEVHAKTAVGVDPEGTIQFIETETTEDPLDIGARKFQIPKDRVKVVNISGSEDRFFFPGFIDTHIHAPQYPNNGIFGETTLLDWLNIYTFPLESSFKDLAFAKEVYHIVIEKTLEYGTTTAAYYATIHSAATKLLADMALRMGQRALVGKTCMNANSPSFYTESVEQSKASTLEVIHYIQKRDPTGELIQPIITPRFAASCTDSLLGWLGQLRESTNYHCQTHLSENKSEIEWMRELFPQYKSYTDIYYQNKLLGRRTVLAHCIHLSDDEKDILVKTHTGVSHCPTSNSSITSGEARVRWLLNSGLHVSLGTDCSGGFTPSILEVARHALLVSHHLVMRTHNDKEKLSVKDVLYLATMGGAEVLEMQNMIGSFEVGKKFDAQLIGLCARDSSIDIFDFQRPKWGAIKPEESQKRFENLVCKWLFNGDNRNIIRVYVNGRPIVYKE, from the coding sequence ATGACTGCTGAGAAAGACTATTTTGATGGGATCCATGCCAGATGTCTAGACCCTGCACCTTTCGCTGTGTACTATGGAACCTTTGCGCATACTCCGGAGTTGGGGGTACTTGAGGTGCACGCTAAGACTGCGGTTGGAGTAGACCCGGAAGGAACGATTCAGTTTATTGAAACCGAGACTACTGAAGATCCCTTGGATATCGGCGCTAGAAAGTTTCAGATACCGAAGGATCGGGTTAAAGTCGTGAACATATCGGGTTCAGAAGATcgttttttctttcctggATTCATCGATACCCATATCCACGCTCCACAGTACCCTAATAATGGTATATTTGGTGAGACAACTCTACTTGATTGGCTAAATATATACACCTTTCCCTTGGAATCGTCTTTTAAGGATTTGGCTTTTGCTAAGGAAGTGTATCATATAGtgattgaaaagactcTCGAGTATGGTACTACTACTGCTGCATACTATGCCACGATACATAGCGCAGCTACAAAGTTACTTGCTGATATGGCTCTTCGAATGGGTCAGAGGGCTCTTGTGGGGAAAACGTGCATGAATGCCAACTCTCCCAGCTTCTATACCGAATCTGTCGAACAGAGCAAAGCGAGCACGTTGGAAGTGATTCATTATATTCAGAAACGTGATCCCACTGGCGAATTGATTCAGCCAATAATCACCCCGAGATTTGCCGCTTCATGCACTGACAGTTTACTTGGATGGCTTGGCCAACTCCGTGAGTCCACCAACTACCACTGTCAGACACATTTGTCTGAAAACAAGAGTGAAATTGAGTGGATGCGTGAGCTCTTCCCTCAGTACAAAAGCTACACGGATATATACTACCAGAACAAACTTCTTGGGCGTAGAACTGTACTAGCCCACTGCATTCACCTCAGTGATGACGAGAAGGATATACTAGTGAAGACTCATACTGGCGTGTCGCATTGTCCTACatccaactcttcaatCACTTCTGGGGAAGCCCGGGTCCGGTGGCTGTTGAATAGCGGCTTGCATGTGAGTCTAGGAACTGACTGCTCAGGCGGATTTACTCCCTCGATATTGGAGGTGGCTAGGCATGCATTACTTgtttctcatcatcttgtGATGCGCACGCACAATGACAAGGAAAAGCTCAGTGTGAAAGATGTCTTGTATCTAGCTACTATGGGTGGTGCTGAAGTACTAGAAATGCAGAATATGATAGGTTCTTTCGAAGTTGGTAAGAAGTTTGATGCTCAATTGATTGGCTTGTGTGCCAGAGATTCCAGTATAGACATATTTGACTTTCAAAGGCCAAAATGGGGAGCTATAAAACCGGAAGAATCTCAAAAGCGATTCGAGAACTTAGTCTGCAAATGGTTGTTTAATGGTGACAATCGGAACATTATTCGCGTGTACGTCAACGGAAGACCTATTGTCTATAAGGAGTAA
- a CDS encoding uncharacterized protein (MEROPS:MER0043119~EggNog:ENOG41), giving the protein MPVNKLFRRKGYNSGKIGNEYAGDCASGTAGSTPGSTFGPTQTSSASPTSEGDERPAEASNISGDSSTYKSFQYSYNSNTNSLFSSKKTVSTGHSTQPSSSYRSYKKSHLQPLSNEQNTQVQSVGLPLRVVHEEELEEDDEVSVDHISSLRQSSTQRKRSDLAADDPHSTKIDRERLSSANDAGGNSSIASSHSAGAVTSQITEYELQKLIEFVLKQLKQLSIAVSNVMIQVSQSVINLTKASITISENIEKTTQTMSANEFLPYLPAYQFSTISSVGLRRLIKYVLFLIDNIITEDVYNNSKSLVLTSLYKLLLRLKLIEPSPADASGINSCLSLLSPEFFPIGATIQDFPDQDKVAKIMQSMTSKPKRELFSDQDGSFIAPVLRGFNNENLAVITFIFGFPEPTREYRDVIKYFSTNSEDMHFMVIKDLIVPAANTHRIRTDATLQFKSPYRTLNHDSDYFPISMSIACNNALILSGTLGGYLYPKVSKNCSNEKLLKYRNSIFGLTCAHVVLNETTLSENNGDPYPLVSVPSPVLINLYKDALSAERLNYNVNSAEYKAYDDAVRNLDEQFPTEEIRIKGKRYRRNLPHEDFGQIVWGERIIDDDKLSDLAIIRIDACKGKKYLNYLGEDLHLNQFDPSLILSNLYVKEVVSLNNCKNGMLNHANLRVFKVGSTTNFTTGHLNGMKMIYWSEGSLKTSEFVISSSNKKTFASGGDSGSFVMSKLADLHDNNLERSLNIHEDSTVHPPGLARKSVLSAFIESFIPSFGSHKVMDGDNQQTTEIVSSQEQHLTGLGLVGMLHSYDGELKQFGLFTPITDILERLKEVTGLAWGVVGCEDDDDENLSDENVSVDSREHVVPIKSEISSSGTADSID; this is encoded by the coding sequence ATGCCCGTGAACAAGCTTTTTAGACGCAAAGGCTACAATAGTGGTAAGATAGGTAACGAATACGCCGGTGATTGTGCCTCAGGAACGGCAGGCTCCACCCCTGGCTCCACTTTTGGCCCCACACAAACCTCTTCGGCATCGCCTACATCGGAAGGTGATGAACGGCCGGCAGAGGCATCGAACATTAGCGGGGACTCATCTACTTATAAGAGTTTTCAGTACTCCTATAATTCTAACACAAACTCTTTGTTCAGTTCCAAGAAGACCGTTTCTACTGGGCACTCCACACagccttcaagttcttatCGTTCGTATAAGAAGTCGCATCTTCAGCCGCTATCTAATGAACAAAATACGCAAGTTCAATCAGTTGGTCTCCCGTTGAGAGTAGTTCATGAGGAGGAACtggaagaggatgatgaagtttCCGTCGACCATATTTCGTCGTTGCGTCAGTCATCTACTCAGAGAAAGCGTTCTGATCTCGCCGCAGATGATCCGCACTCTACGAAAATTGATAGAGAGCGGCTTTCTTCTGCTAATGATGCCGGAGGGAACAGTAGCATTGCTTCTTCACATTCTGCGGGGGCAGTAACTTCTCAGATTACCGAGTATGAGCTTCAGAAGCTTATTGAATTTGTCCTAAAGCAGTTGAAGCAGCTTTCTATTGCAGTTTCTAATGTCATGATTCAAGTGTCTCAGTCTGTTATAAATTTGACGAAAGCATCTATTACTATCAGTGAAAATATTGAGAAGACTACTCAGACTATGAGTGCAAATGAATTTCTTCCCTACTTACCTGCATACCAGTTCAGTACAATTTCATCGGTAGGCCTTCGAAGACTCATCAAATATGTTCTCTTTTTAATCGATAACATTATTACTGAAGATGTCTACAACAACTCGAAATCATTGGTGCTGACAAGCCTTTACAAGTTGCTATTgagattgaaattgattgagCCTTCACCTGCAGATGCAAGCGGTATAAATAGttgtctttctcttttatcACCTGAGTTCTTTCCTATTGGAGCGACAATTCAGGATTTCCCAGATCAAGATAAAGTTGCTAAGATAATGCAGTCTATGACTTCCAAGCCCAAGCGGGAACTGTTTTCTGACCAAGATGGCTCGTTCATTGCGCCAGTGTTGCGTGGCTTCAATAACGAAAATTTGGCAGTGATAACATTTATTTTTGGCTTTCCTGAGCCTACCAGAGAATATAGAGATGTCATTAAATACTTTTCCACTAACTCGGAGGACATGCATTTCATGGTTATCAAAGATTTGATCGTTCCGGCCGCCAATACTCATAGGATTCGGACAGATGCTACTCTTCAGTTTAAATCACCTTATAGAACGCTCAACCACGATAGCGATTATTTCCCTATCTCCATGTCCATCGCATGCAACAACGCGCTGATACTATCGGGAACTCTAGGTGGATATCTTTATCCCAAGGTGTCAAAAAATTGCTCAAACGAAAAGCTGTTAAAATATCGGAATTCGATCTTCGGGCTAACATGCGCTCATGTTGTGTTGAACGAAACCACTCTAAGCGAGAATAACGGCGACCCCTACCCACTTGTTTCTGTTCCTTCCCCAGTGTTGATCAATCTTTATAAGGATGCCCTAAGTGCGGAGAGATTGAATTATAACGTAAATAGTGCAGAGTACAAAGCATACGATGATGCAGTGAGAAATTTGGATGAACAGTTCCCTACTGAGGAGATAAGAattaaaggaaaaagataCAGAAGAAATTTACCTCACGAAGATTTCGGTCAGATTGTTTGGGGTGAAAgaatcattgatgatgataagcTTTCCGACTTGGCAATCATCAGGATTGATGCTTGCAAGGGGAAAAAGTACTTAAACTATCTTGGTGAAGATTTACACTTGAACCAGTTTGACCCCTCGCTGATTCTCTCTAACTTGTACGTGAAGGAGGTAGTTAGTTTGAACAATTGCAAGAACGGAATGCTCAATCACGCCAATCTTCGGGTTTTTAAAGTGGGATCGACTACAAACTTTACCACTGGACACCTCAACGGTATGAAAATGATATACTGGTCTGAAGGATCATTGAAAACAAGTGAATTTGTGATTAGCTCTTCAAATAAGAAGACCTTCGCTTCGGGGGGAGACTCTGGATCATTTGTGATGTCCAAGCTGGCGGATTTACATGATAATAATCTTGAAAGATCGTTGAATATTCATGAGGATAGCACCGTTCATCCTCCGGGACTTGCTAGAAAGTCGGTACTTTCCGCTTTCATTGAAAGCTTTATTCCGTCATTTGGATCGCACAAAGTGATGGATGGCGATAATCAGCAAACAACAGAGATAGTTTCGTCACAAGAACAACACCTGACTGGTTTAGGACTTGTTGGAATGCTTCATTCGTATGATGGTGAACTTAAACAGTTTGGACTTTTTACTCCAATTACAGATATTTTGGAAAGACTTAAGGAGGTTACAGGATTAGCCTGGGGAGTCGTTGGATGtgaggatgacgatgatgaaaacTTATCGGATGAGAATGTATCAGTGGATTCTAGAGAGCATGTTGTTCCTATCAAATCTGAAATATCTTCGTCAGGGACTGCGGACTCTATAGATTGA
- a CDS encoding uncharacterized protein (BUSCO:EOG09343O7C): MTLDPLKFCTVCASNNNRSMEAHKVLKDHGYLVRSYGTGSAVRLPGPTIDKPNVFLFGTPYTKIMEVLNSQDLKMHKMNGVLEMTERNMKIKKAPERWPYLNQPSQMLDTEEHPGFENELDFQVVITCEERCFDAVVEDYLSRNYFDPGKTSKLVYCFNVDIRDDHESARQGGQAILELAKMLDTTYKADSSEMPLQDKIPEIIVQWQKKYPSLPILHALCYH, encoded by the coding sequence ATGACTCTGGACCCTCTAAAGTTTTGCACGGTATGTGCGTCAAATAATAACCGATCAATGGAGGCTCACAAGGTGCTCAAGGACCACGGATATCTTGTAAGATCGTATGGTACGGGATCCGCTGTGAGACTCCCCGGACCAACAATAGACAAACCAAACGTGTTTCTGTTTGGAACACCTTACACAAAGATCATGGAAGTGTTGAATTCACAGGATTTGAAAATGCATAAGATGAATGGAGTCTTGGAGATGACTGAAAGAAACATGAAGATTAAAAAGGCCCCTGAGAGATGGCCGTATTTGAATCAGCCTTCGCAGATGTTGGACACAGAGGAACATCCTGGTTTTGAGAATGAGCTGGACTTTCAGGTGGTAATTACATGTGAGGAAAGATGCTTTGATGCTGTCGTGGAAGATTACCTTAGCCGAAATTACTTTGACCCGGGAAAAACAAGCAAATTGGTCTACTGCTTTAACGTGGATATACGAGATGATCATGAAAGTGCCAGACAGGGAGGACAGGCCATATTAGAACTTGCCAAGATGCTTGATACGACATACAAGGCGGACTCCAGCGAAATGCCCTTGCAGGATAAAATTCCAGAAATAATAGTTCagtggcagaagaagtacCCAAGCCTACCAATTCTTCATGCCCTTTGCTACCATTAG
- a CDS encoding uncharacterized protein (BUSCO:EOG0934397U), translated as MQIGSLFRIQRRNISLFGNLGESISHILPKDHVYFKVKRPIGFHDRPVHIADAPQDSRFTKENLNIPKRMWDFYFDGVTRKTRVRKIQKEMAYGGMYDFHVYNKTKGRLFAAPPSYFRQDKALFFPNFPVKTITGDQTELIDLFRSCKATVLRVFSTQTGAKMTNDYFQIPEAQDSYLSNTGVQNLHQTYPNAQIVEMILSETWPKYLMHTHISAGKLKSTIPESQYDKFLFAMRDDVLEREDREKLLMTNLYSGYVYVIDNSSKIRWIGSGWPDQHEVEGLWKAVRGVSKEININSAKMAK; from the coding sequence atgCAGATTGGAAGTCTATTTCGTATTCAGCGGAGAAatatatctctttttggtaATCTTGGCGAAAGTATTAGCCATATACTGCCCAAAGATCATGTCTACTTTAAGGTGAAACGACCTATTGGATTCCACGATCGTCCCGTACATATTGCAGATGCCCCCCAAGATAGTAGGTTCACGAAGGAAAACCTCAACATTCCAAAACGAATGTGGGATTTTTATTTTGACGGTGTTACAAGAAAGACTCGTGTGAGAaaaattcagaaagagatggCTTACGGAGGAATGTACGATTTCCATGTCTATAATAAGACCAAGGGTCGTCTATTTGCTGCTCCTCCCTCTTATTTCAGACAAGATAAagctcttttcttcccAAACTTTCCTGTAAAGACTATAACTGGAGATCAGActgaattgattgatttgttTCGCAGTTGCAAAGCTACAGTGTTACGAGTTTTCTCCACCCAAACGGGCGCTAAAATGACGAATGATTATTTTCAGATTCCAGAGGCTCAGGATAGTTATCTTTCTAATACCGGTGTGCAAAATTTGCATCAGACTTATCCTAATGCTCAAATTGTTGAGATGATTCTCAGTGAGACCTGGCCAAAATATTTGATGCACACACATATATCCGCAGGTAAATTGAAGAGTACAATTCCGGAAAGTCAGTATGATAAGTTTCTCTTTGCGATGAGAGATGATGTtctagaaagagaagatagagaaaaattGCTCATGACAAACTTGTATTCAGGTTATGTCTATGTGATTGACAATTCGTCCAAGATACGATGGATTGGATCTGGATGGCCAGACCAGCATGAAGTGGAAGGTTTGTGGAAAGCAGTTCGTGGTGTTTCGAAAGAGATTAATATAAATTCCGCTAAAATGGCCAAGTAG
- a CDS encoding uncharacterized protein (BUSCO:EOG09344PK6) — MAIGQIPRKAKLATLLNFKVRVTTTNSSQFIGILVSFDRYMNLVLSECEEFRLTKKSQMQLRKQSNQNKKIIDESGIKEQKRLLGLVIIRGEGIISVVVEAAPSSSSRPELNLKKGKGTVKPLIKTLNNNGGLNAPLKAINSGIGKPGSRRS; from the coding sequence ATGGCGATTGGACAAATACCAAGGAAGGCCAAATTGGCCACTCTATTAAACTTCAAGGTTCGTGTGACTACAACCAACTCGTCCCAGTTCATAGGCATACTTGTATCTTTTGACAGGTACATGAACTTGGTGCTTTCTGAATGTGAAGAATTCCGTCTGACCAAAAAGTCCCAAATGCAGTTGAGAAAGCAATCGAATCAGAACAAGAAAATCATTGATGAGTCAGGTATAAAAGAACAGAAACGGTTGTTAGGACTCGTGATAATTAGGGGCGAAGGTATCATCAGTGTTGTTGTCGAGGCAGCCCCAAGTTCGTCTTCGAGGCCAGAGctcaatttgaagaaaggcAAAGGTACAGTGAAACCTTTAATCAAAACATTAAATAACAATGGGGGATTAAATGCTCCTTTAAAAGCTATTAATAGTGGAATTGGTAAACCTGGATCACGGAGATCTTAG